The following DNA comes from Chiloscyllium plagiosum isolate BGI_BamShark_2017 chromosome 12, ASM401019v2, whole genome shotgun sequence.
TCACATCACCATTGCTTCTGACAAGAAACCAGTGATAAAATGCCAAATCTCTTGTTCACCCTTTGAGGTGAAGATGACCATGTTAATCATCTTGAGATGTTTGCTAGGGTTCAAGGTGGTACATGCTTGACTGCACCCTAAGAATTCTTCTACAAATAAGACAGGACATAACAAATGACTGTGGCTTGCCATTGCTCTCCTCATGTTTGCTCTCAACTACTGATGTGGATTTTCTTTCAAAGGTGTAGCAATGCTGGGCAGGTTCTCCCAGAACTCAAAGTCAACATCAAAACTAAGTAAAGCCTTCAGGGTATCCTTATACGGTTTGTTTTGATTGCCATGACAGCATGAGCTCCCaataaaagatttataagggtagtgaatgtctggcaTTCtggtgagctatagggagaggctgaataaggctGCAGCTATTTTCCCCTGAGTGTGAGActctgaggggtgactttatagaggtttataaaatcatgagggcatggatagaataaatagacaaggtcttttttccaagggtagggtagtccagaattagagggcatagagttTACAGTGAGagtggaaggatttaaaaggggcctaaggggcaactttttcatgcaaaagatagtgcgtgtatggaatgagctgccagaggaagtggtggaggctggtacaattgcaacatttaaaaagcatctggatgggtatatgaataggaagggtttaggatatctggttggtacgAATgaatttgactgaagggtctgttccaagTTGTATagctctaagactctatgactctacaactctaccTGAGCATCCTAATTCGGTTTGTCTGTCTCAATGTGACATGGAAGGAGCAGGTAAGTGGTGACGAATACGGTGATgaatagctcacctcctgactcctcaaagtctgtccaccatctacatgtcAGAAGTCAGTAGTTTGATGGAATACCCCTctttttcctggatgagtgcagctccaacaatactcaagaagcttgacaccattcaggacaaagcagcctggtcAATGGCATCAATTCTCCCCATTTATTATTCCTATTCTGGCTTGTCTTTTGTCATTTTCTATCATCATCTTGAATATTACAATGCAGTGATCACTGTTTCCTAAAtgatcccccactgacacttaGGTCTGCTTGACCCAGGTCATTTCTAAGAATCAGGTCAAACAATGCATCCATTCTTGTTGAACTGGACACATACTGTTGTAGGAAATTCAACTGAACACAGTCAAGGAATGATAGACCTTCTCCATCCTTTACACTACCACTGTCCGAGTCTACATTCAGGTAGTTAAAGACCTCATTTTAACTACTCTATAATGTTGACATCTCTTTGTAATTTCCTTGCAAATGTATTCCTCTAATTCCTTTCCACTACTTGGTGGCCTACAAACTACATCAAGCAATGTAATTGTGCTCTTTTTATTCCCTACCTCTAACCAGATTGAAACTTTCCTTAAACTCCTTGGGATGTCTTCTTTCTTCAGCCCTTCAGTATGCTCCCTGACAAATAttgtcctcctcctcctttcctaTCATTAGCTAACATCTTGTATCCAAGAATATTTGGCATCCAATCCTTCCCTTTCTTAATTCAGGTCTCTGTTATTGTCACAATGCCATTTTCGCTAATGTCACTCTGTGCCTGTAACTTCCCAATCTTATTGACTAAACCCTGTGCATCCACATTTTTATGTGCAGTAACCCTGATGTAGATTTCAGTACTTTTTCACTTACACCAACATCACCAGTTGTTGTTCTATTCTCTACACGAATATTACTCTCTCTCCTAGTATTTTGCGAAGCCTGGTATCCTTTTATAATTTTCTTTCTTGGTTCCCAAAACATTGCAGAGTGAGTTTAAAGTAAAGTTTAAGGCACGAGCAAAATATCCCTCAAGGAACTCAGTCGCAGCTCTGTCCAGTTGCAATCTGTCCAGAGAGAGAATAAAACTGCTTGCTTTTTTCCATCTGAACTCTGGCGATATTAGAATGAAGAGGAGGTGATCATTTTAATCAcacatttttgaagaagtaagtcAGGATCAATCTAAACTACAGGAGGTATTCTTGACAGTTCCAATTTACAATTGCAATTTGCAACCTGCAGCTAAgattgacagatggaatttatatTCATTTTCCTCTGCTTTAACAGTAAAATGTTTTCCAAAGGTCCAACCGAGTAATAAGAGGATATAAATAGATCGTCGTTTACCTAATTCTCCAGCAACATTCCGGCCTCCCACTGCATACAGATTTCCCTCAAGAGCACTTAAATGGAAGAACGTTCTTTTCTCATTTAAGGAGCCCATCTGTTTCCACTTGTTGTAGCGGGGATCATATCGATACGTTGTATCAACAGCTGTTTTTCCTTTTGTGTCATAGTTGCTCTGCCCACCAACTACAAACAGGAAATTTCCAATTACAGCTACACCATGCTGGTAACGTGGCACATCCATGGCAGCCAATGATTTCCACATTTGCGTGTTCTCATCAAACAAGCGCAGCTCCTTGCTCACCAGAAGCTGCTGGCGGAGAACACCACCCAGGGTGACCAGGTGTGTGGAGTTGGAACGGATCCTAGTCCTTTCGGATTGCATGATTGGTTGCATGTAGGGCAACATCTGGTAGTTGCTAGCTTCAAGTAGAAGGTTAACACAGGTGGTATCAGTCCGCATGAACTCAACTGTCTGAACATGTTCAAGAAGCTCCTCTGGTGACATCAAGGGAAAGCGAATGTGCTTCATCAGTTTTGCAGCAAACTGCATTCGACATTCGTCATGCTGCAGCCACTGACAGGCAGCTTTAAATAGCTGAAGCTCAGTGCAGTTCTTCAGGCCATCGTTGCCAAGTGCAAAGACAAGCTGGTCATATGACAGCAAAATAAATTCCTTGTTGTTTAATATTGTTGAGAAGTTCTTCAGTACAAAGTCTTTGATATAACCATCTACTGTTGTCAAGTGGTATGCATTGGCAATGCGACCAATTTCAACGCAGTTTTCAAATGAAATCTGGAAAATGAATTCAAGAATGGTTACTTACTGCACACAAACTGCCATCAATAGCTCAAGACCAGCATAATTCTACATCATCTCAATGTCATGAGCCATGCAGCATCTTATTTCATTGTGAGGTCATGTTAAGGTGCAAAGTTCCTATGTCACAATGTTAAGCATCAGTTGTGAATCCACATTTCTACTGATTTTTGATATGCTTTTATAGAATGTGTATTTGTACAAACAATTAATCAGTGTATTGATCCATAAAGCAAACAGCTCATGCATATTGGTTGCTAAtataattgtgtgtgtgtgtggggggggggggggggcaagattTCTGTGCATTCCAGCTCTACCATCAATTATAATGACTGAAGTCACATCTTTATTGAAACAAATGACATAAATTTCAATATATCTTCAACTTCAAAAGTGCATGAAATATGTTGTAGTTTCATTTTGTTCTGGCGGGTTAATATACATGGGAGACTTTTCTATTTGAGATGTTAATACACTCAGGTTTACATTTGCTCTTTAATAGTGTACTGGAACATGAAATGCGTCATTCAGTGCCTTAGGCAAAACTGAACTTATTTTACTCAACAGTGCAAAGAACCATTTCATACGGGCGGGTAAATTCATGAGATAATTTAAATTAATCACTTTTATGGTATTGCAATTTTACTGAAGCAGAAGTAATCTCATTGCTTATGAACCTGGTACTACATCCAGAAACAACATCTTAGCTTCAGATTGAGCAAAGTGAACAGACGAAAAAGTTTGCTAAGTTTTTCCACAGGAACAaatcaaagaaacaaagaaatgacacaaagattttaGACATCTGTCCAACACGTgtaaaaaaatttgaaaaattgCAGCTTGTTAGCTGGCTGTATGGCTTGTTTGTTTAAGTGAGGAACAACTCCCTTTTACAAAAAAGCGTACACACACCAAAAATTCTATTGAGGGTGGAATCATGTTTGTAATCCAAAATTTCAACACTGACGGGGGAGTGATCAAGCTCCTAACAAAGGAGATGGACAAAGGCAAAATTAACCAGCCTGGAAGTTGAGTATAAACCCaaatctctgacacacactgtaaTAGATCGTGGAAAATGATAACATTGCAAACATTGGCCTTTCCAACACAAATCCCCACTATTGAAGTAAATTGAAAAGTTGAAGCCATCATTTTGTTGGGCCATCAAAGTAGTAGTGAGACAAACCTGAGAAATTAGAAACTCTTTGCAGAACTCAATGATAGGCATAATCTGGAGGAAGCTGGCTGCTTCAAGGATATCCTGGAGATTGTCCATATTGAGAGATAGCTTTGATGTATAGCTGAACTCTATGATACTTTTCAGTCCTACTTTGCTTACTCCATGTAGCTTGATTGACATCAGTTCCTGTTCTTTCATGCCACCTAAAGAGCAATTGAACTAGAGGTCAGATATACAATGATTCCAAAAGCTAGGGCATGTACTTATTAACTTGTCATAGTCTCACAAATTTAATCTGTAAACTCTCCTTAGAAACAGCACTGAAAACTAAAGAAATCCTGGTTCCTTCAATCCTGTAAGACGCAGAAGAATGATTTGTAATTGTTGACATAAAATACAAAATACTGGCCTTTTCTTGGAACTACAGAAGAAAAATAGATGAACCGCTTtataaaattgaataaaaaagattaaaaagaacAAGGCCGTAACGGTCATGATCTTCTTTAATATCAGCAATTGGAATCAAGCATCACAGTGCCTTTCACTGATAAGTCATATGAGAGCATGTAATTTATAGGGAACAGGTGGACACAGACACTGTTGAGTGTACATATTATGCTAGCAGACTATGTTCCTGTGCTTGCCGGATACTCTGGTGTCCATTCATGGAGGAACAGATTGTCAATTTCACCATGGGGCCTGACCATCAGGCCATAATTCCTGATGGCATGTATGTGCAAAATATTTCCTTATGTGCCTGAAGAGATTGAATGGGTTTAATGTTTGAGTTACAGCAACACACTGTACGGCCACGTCCAAAGGAAAGTCAGACATTTTCTCTTGAAATATACTAATTCCTAATACAAGTTAACATCTAATGAGTTTAATAGATCATGAGCTGATTTTTCTTTTACACTATAGAAAGGGATAAAAAACGGATGGATGATCTGCATTAGTCAATGCAACGTCACTAGAAGAACTGAAGGTGAGTAAAacaacagagaaagaaacagagagtcTAGAATAagcagtgatgtggaggtgctggtgttggactgggatggacaaagttaaaaatcacacaacaccaggttatagtccaacaggcttatttggaagcatatCAGGTAGCTATAGAGCAGggtagaagacacagaatttatagcaaaagaaagACCACAGTGTCATGcgactgatatgatatattgaacaaacctagattgctgttaaatctttcgtcttttggaatgggttgcaggtttcgattcattaatatgcaaatcccagaacttctttcaagtcacattcttgagataacttaaggttttacaaaaaaaggtgacatctcagttcagacaatgaattaaagatttaagattagagtctgtctatatcccaatcttgagtcagactggttctatttctaaagtaggaatttataaaatgttacatggattgactgcctgcagattgtgtgctttttgaacaaagtagaatgtatctgcaattacaattctgcaaatgcaaattcaccccatggacttgtgtgtgtgtgtgcgtgtgagggggagagaaagagggaatgtatgggtgtgtgtgggagagaggatgagtgtgtgcatgagtgtgcatgtgagcaTGTGCGCACATCTCGtgcacgtgtgtgagagagagagagagagggagagagagagagggtctgcatcagtgtgtgagtatgtaagagtgtgtgtgtatatgtgtatgtgagagagagagagtgtgtatagtgcagtggggtcacctgtagtgtgacatgaacccaaggtcctgattgaggccatccccatgggtactgaacttggctatcaacctctgctcagcCATTTTGCGTCGTTGcatgtcccaaagtccgccttggaggatggtcacccgaagatccaaggcCGAATATCCCTGACTATTGAAGTGCTCGTCAACTGTTCTCccccacatgcatgcacacacacaagtctattgggtgaatttgcatttgcagaattgtaattgcagatacaccctatcttgttcaaaaagcacacaatctgcaggcagtcaatccaagtAACATTTTATGAatccctactttggaaacagaaccagtctgactcaagattgggatacagacagactctaacctcacacctttaatggattgtctgacctgagatgtcactttctcctccttaacagcaatctaagtttgttgaGCATATTGTGTCAATTGCATTCATGACATTGTGATCTCTTGATATAAATGCTGTGCCTTATGATCCAGctctacagctacctgatgaaggagcagcgctccaaaagctagtacttccaaataaatatgttgggctataatctggtgttgtatgatttttaacttggagcAAGCAGGTGAGTGGGAATGATAAGTAAGGTGTGCGTTGAAATTGTTTCATTTTCAGAAAGCCCTCAAAAAAGATGAGTTAATGTTCTTCAAGAAAGGCTCATCTGACTGGGACATTCATTATTGTAAGATCGGGGGAGGGTCTGCCTGACAATGACAGGTACTGAGTCTACTAGGAGCTCATCTAGAAATTTCTCTCTGAACATCTGAGTGAACAGCAGCTGGTTGAGAAGCTGAAATACATTATTGTAGCTTGGCCATACATTTTTTGCTCAGGTTGTCTTGAAATAATTTTGCTGGATGATTTGCAAAAATCCAATTGAAATTGTTTAATTAAAGGTCCATTGCAGAAGGCAGAAGGTATGCTGATCTTACTTTATTGTAAAATAATGAAAGCAGAGTTTGACTACCCAATTGATGATTGACAAAAATTCTAAATACCTGTGAACATAGCCTTAAAATAATCACTTGTTGATGCCATCATGGCTCTGTGAACAGGAAACCTCTCATCTCCATCCGCCGGCACTAGAGTGACATCACAGAGCAAACCATTATTCCTCAGAGTATTAAATCCCTACGGTAGGGGGGAGAACACGTAAATTAGAatttaaataatgaaaatattAATGACAAGAATGTAAACATCAGAGGTAAACATAATTGAACCAAAACTGTCTAAACATTAGCAAACTTTTATATGACCTTATAAGACGCAAATGTTAACTCATTATTATCAACGCGATAGGACAGTCCTAAATGATGAGCAATTCTTAAAGGATATAAAAGCTCAATACCTCAATACCTTGTCTGCTTGATAATAATGACAAATTGATTTACAAAGAATTGATTTTGCAAACTCTGCTGGGTATGACTACGTGGAAATTAATTATATTACTCACAGACACAAAGCAACTGTGTGCTTGACAGTagtgaaaatatttttgaatataCCTGTAGCACTGCTGAGCTGTGTGTCTCACTGTTGAAGTCTTGAGAGCTCCCAAGAGATGCAGAAAACTGGCAGTTTTTTACTACTCCCATCTTACTCTGGTTCAAAGACACTTTCAAAGGCAAGGTGTCCTCTTCTAAAAGTgaactgaaaagcaggacaaCATAGACATTTACTTAAATTATAAGAGTAAGTTACACCTGCCACAGATACACCTGTTCCTCTATGATCCATCAgaagaaaatattaaatgtttttttaTATTAGCATTTGTAATTGCGAAAGTATCACGAAACAACATTGTTGTAGGCCAAGTTATCAATAACTGAGATCACTCAAGTTCTGAGGGAGAGTCATATTTAATTTGAAACtaactcagtctctctccacagatgctattatACCTGCTAAAGTATTTCTAGCATATTCTTATTTATTTCATAGTTTCAGcatctttaatatttttcttctaTTGTATACAGGAATACTAAAGATCTTCACAAATTCACATTTACTGCCTCCCATTCATTTGTCTCTGCATCATTCCCAGTTGTAAGAGGCATTTAATTTAATACGCTCCTCAAATGCAtaacaaatgtttttattttacttgCTCTGAGAGTTTACAGCTTTCCAGATCCCACCCTTACTCTGGGTACAAAATTCATCTTCAATTCTATTCTGATTCTTCCACCAACTACTTTTaccttatgccctctggttatcGACTCCTCTACTGAGGGACGTAGGTCTTTCCTGTCTGCTCTCTCTaagctcttcatgattttatacagctcaattaaatagtcatagtcatagagttatacaacacaaAAGTATCCCCTTATCTTCCTTCATTCcatagaaaacagccccagcatggccaacatttcctcataactgtgttttttccatttgtttagcaatgtctttgtaaatcttctatTCCCTAACCCTtcttgtaatgcagtgaccagaagcACATGTAGTACTCTTGCTACAATCTAACTAATGACATATATAGTCCTAACACGACCTCCCTCTATCCTGTGCCAtagataatagaacatagaacattacagcacagtacaggcgcttcagccctcgatgttgcaccgatctgtgaaaccaatctgaagcctatctaacctacgctattctattttcatccatatgtttatccaatgaccatttaaatgcccttaaagttggcgagtctactattgttgaaggcagggtgttccactacttactactctctgagtaaagaaactatctctgacatctgtcctatatctatcactcctcagtttaaaggtatgtcccctcgtgctagccatcaccgtcCGAAGAAAAAgggatctcactgtccaccctatctaaccctctgattatcttatatgtctcaattaagccacctctcaaccttcttctctctaactgaaaacagcctcaagtccctccatCTTTCCacttaaaaccttccctccataccaggcaacattctagtaaatctcctctgcatcctttccaaagtttccacatccttcttatactgCAGCGACAAGAACTATAcgaaatactccaagtgcggccgcagcagagttttgtacagctgcagcatgacctcatggctctaaaattcaatccttctaccaataaaagctaacacaccgtaagctttcttaacaaccctatcaacctgggtgacaactttcagggatctatgtacatcgacatggagatctctctgctcatccatgctaccaagaaccttaccattaggccagtactctttattccagCTGCtccctccaaagtgaatcacctcatttgttacctctcagtccagctttgCAGCgtatctacgtccctctgtaacttgcagcatccttcagcactatccacaactccactgaccttagtgtcatccgcaaatttactagctTCTactccttcatccaggtcatttataaaaatgacaaacagcagtggccccaaaacagatccttgcagtacaccactagtaactgaactccaggatgaacatttcccatcaaccaccaccctctgtcttctatcagctatccaattcctgatccaaacccctaaatcaccttcaatcccatgccgcCATATTTtggtgcaatagcctaccattgggaaccttaccaaatgccttactgaaattcatatacataacatcaaccgctttaccctcatgcACCTGTttggccactttctcaaataactcaataacatttgtgagacatgacatacctttcacaaaaccatgttgattatccctaatcaacttattcctttctagatgattataaaccctatttcttataaccttttccaacactttaaccaTAACCAAAGTAAAGCTCATTGATCTATAATTAGCAGGGCTGTCTCtgctccctttcttgaacaaggggacaacatttgctatcctccagccttctggcacttttcctgttgacaatgatgacataaagatcaaagccaaatgctctgcaatctccgctctagcttcccagagaattctaggttAAATCCCATCTAGCTCctggatttatctattttcacactttccagaattgctaacatcttcTCCTTGCGAACCTCAATCCCGtcaagtctagtagcctgtatctcagtactctgacgaaaagtattcacttagcgcttcccctatctcctcggactccacgcacaatttccctctcctgtccttgattggccctaatcttacactagtaattcttttattcctgatatacctatacaaagctttagggttttccttgatcctacctgccaccgacttctcatgtcccctgctGGCTCTTCTCAGGGtctctcttttgttctttcatggctaacttgtaactttcaagcaccctaactgagccttcacatctcatcataacataagccgccttcttcctcttgacaagatattcaacttctttagtaagccACGGttcccttgctcgaccacttcctccctgtcctTATctaggacatgcagtagctgttccttgaataagctccacatttcaattgtgccaaacccctgtagtttccttccccatcctatgcatcctaaaacttgcctaatcgcatcataattgtctttcccccagcaataactcttgccctgcattatatacttatccctttccaaaactaaagtaaacataaccaaattggtggtcactatcaccaaagtgctcacctacctccaaatctaacacctgcccGGGTTCATTgtccagtatcaaatccaatatggcctcgccccttgttggcttatctacatactgtgtcaggaaacctcctgcacacattgatcaaaaactgacccatccaaaGTACTCAAACTGCAGTAAATAATCAAAGTATGTACCTTGCCTTACTGACTCTATTCTCATTCATTAATATCTTCCCGCAGTTTCTTTCCCACTTTTAACCACATTGTCCATTGATATATCGTGTGTAAACTTCTTAAGCATTGAAATAGTTACTGATACAGAGCAAGAATATGAAGACTCTGGACTGAGCCCCGTAAGTCCCCACTGGAAACAAATTTCCAAGCATGAAATGACTGGCACCTTTATTTCCTACTACGTTCCTTTGGAACTCATGAGATTTTAATCATCAGACCACGCTGTCATGTtcggactttgtcaaaagctttatcTAACTCCATAGAGGCTATGTCAAACATGTTAGTTGCATTGACCCTCTTGCTACTTCCTCAACTAACACAGCAACTGAAGAGATTTTTATGAAAATGTTCCCAAACAGCATATTGTAATTTCTCCCCAAACACATGCAAGTGGTATATTAGAATCTCTCCACCCAAATCTCCATAGTATCTTGAGCACAATTTTTCCTTCCCTGATTGTTGCTGAGCAAAGTGATATGAAGGGGAAGTAAATAGGCATTGAAGATATAATCATCCCCTTCTCACCACCTCGTAATTATGCAGTGAGTCAGAAGGTCAATTTATGGTCAGCAAAAAGCTTTGTTTGTCAGTTGCCTTCCGAGCAGTCACAGAAAATGGAAACAGAGTTTGACCTGTTTTTCTCAGTTTGGGGTGGGATTTTTTTATTTACCCCAATATGGCTATTTAGGGATAGGTATGGAATGCTAGAGGGCGGTCAATGAAACACACTCCTATGCAATTGTTTATGATCTCACCATGATCCCCACACCCACAAAATGGCCACATTCTCACTAGCTCCTGAAGGTCAGATCTCTAGTAGCAATCTCTAAGTCACAGAAGCTACCAGCATTCTGTAGCAACTTGTAGCCAATCTAGTTAGGACAGGATTTTAGCATCAAAGCGCATGATTTGCCAAGCTAATCACTATCAGCTCCTAGTTACCTGATTAGTGTTTGCTCCAGTGGGCTTGGTGGAGATGGAGAGTCACCACTGCACACATTCTTCCTATACTTAGTCTGTTGAGCACCAAATCTCAGGTTTGTAATCTCTCCCTCCAATTTACACAGACACTGCATTGTAATCTCTCCCTCAAACCTATATAAATATTACATTGTAATCTCTCCCTCAAAACTTGCACATATAGCACATGGAATCTCTCCCCCAAGCCTACGCACATCTCATTGTACTCTCTGCCCCAAACTTACAAGTACAAAGCAATGTAATGTACTGTTTCCCAAACTAGTTTCTTATGTTGCCCTCACTTGGGCCTTTGCTTTGCTCTTGGctggcagtgcagagttggaACAATTCCTGCCTCCACAAAACTGATGTTTGAAAAAAGTACCCTGGAACACAGATTTGTTTTCCAGGAGGATCCGGTTTAATGAGAATCATGGTGGCTGACCCTGCATATAGTGTGGAAGGTGGGCAGAAATTCTATCTTGACGTACTGTCAATTTCTGGAAGATATGAAAACAAAGCAACAAAATTAGATCCAGCCCTTATCCGTCACACCCCCACAATATTCTCCAAGCTCCAGCCATGCCAACTCACATCCAGCACCCACCAACTATGGTCCCTCAAACCCACAATGCTAACCTATATCCTTCTTTGCTCATTTTTGCGATAGCACCATATGATTTTGTAGGCTGATCCGAGAGGGGAGGCATGGCCAACATTTGAAGTCTAATCCAGAAGACAATGTATCTGACCAATGTGGTACCCATCACTGGAGTATCAGCTGAGAAATAAGTGCCCAAGGTCATGGGGTGGGTCATTAATCTACAATCTTCTGATTTAGAGGTTACCCTGAACCACAACTGacaaatgagaaaaagaaatattGATTGTCTAatatctggaacaaaaacaagtTAATGTTATGAATGGATGACTAAAGCACATCAGCTTTAGGGCACTAAACAACTAATATGACAAACTTGAAGCAATGTCATCTTCTCATAAAGTTCAGAAAGCTATGTgacaaataatatttaaaatgtgattattataaaacaattatttatttatatttatacaCAATTGCACAATCACCAATTATTTTGGCACGAACCCTTAGAAGTTAGTTTGACAACGTCAGCAGAACAGTCACTTAACATACCTACTTTATCCAGGAATGTTTGGCAGGGTCTCAATAAGgtaggatgaggagaattttgaTTTCACTTTGTTATTATTATCAGATGTATCTAAATACAgcttaaaagttttgttttgcatacagTGCAGCACATCATAactacaaggacatacagatcatgggGTAACAGAACAtagcaaggaatacaaagttacgcCTGCAAAGAAGGAGTACaaaaagatcaacattagatttgaaatttaaaaggTCCATTCAGATGtcaaataacagcagggaagaaactgttcttggaTGTTGTTCATACATATATTTAAGCTGTCGGAAGAGATTaagactggggtgggaggggtctttgatattGGCTGtgtttctgtggcaatgagatgtttagatggagtcaatggacagAAAGTTGGCTTGTTTGGACTGTGCTCACAATTTTCTGTAATTTAttatgatcctgggcagagcaattgctgtaccaagccatg
Coding sequences within:
- the si:rp71-68n21.9 gene encoding kelch-like protein 13 isoform X2 gives rise to the protein MDPFHINHRQRLCSLLEEDTLPLKVSLNQSKMGVVKNCQFSASLGSSQDFNSETHSSAVLQGFNTLRNNGLLCDVTLVPADGDERFPVHRAMMASTSDYFKAMFTGGMKEQELMSIKLHGVSKVGLKSIIEFSYTSKLSLNMDNLQDILEAASFLQIMPIIEFCKEFLISQISFENCVEIGRIANAYHLTTVDGYIKDFVLKNFSTILNNKEFILLSYDQLVFALGNDGLKNCTELQLFKAACQWLQHDECRMQFAAKLMKHIRFPLMSPEELLEHVQTVEFMRTDTTCVNLLLEASNYQMLPYMQPIMQSERTRIRSNSTHLVTLGGVLRQQLLVSKELRLFDENTQMWKSLAAMDVPRYQHGVAVIGNFLFVVGGQSNYDTKGKTAVDTTYRYDPRYNKWKQMGSLNEKRTFFHLSALEGNLYAVGGRNVAGELATVERYNPATNEWSYATRMNEPHYGHAGTVYGGYMYISGGITHDTFQKELQCYDPKTNCWSRKSDMSTVRGLHCMCSIEDRLYVIGGNHFQGVNDYDDVLSCEYYSPIADQWTHIAPMLRGQSDVGVTVFNNNIYVIGGYSWNNRCMVEIVQKYDPEKDEWKKVFDVPEPLGGIRACTLTVHLPEDDLELQSRESPLVTSHATL
- the si:rp71-68n21.9 gene encoding kelch-like protein 13 isoform X5, whose translation is MGVVKNCQFSASLGSSQDFNSETHSSAVLQGFNTLRNNGLLCDVTLVPADGDERFPVHRAMMASTSDYFKAMFTGGMKEQELMSIKLHGVSKVGLKSIIEFSYTSKLSLNMDNLQDILEAASFLQIMPIIEFCKEFLISQISFENCVEIGRIANAYHLTTVDGYIKDFVLKNFSTILNNKEFILLSYDQLVFALGNDGLKNCTELQLFKAACQWLQHDECRMQFAAKLMKHIRFPLMSPEELLEHVQTVEFMRTDTTCVNLLLEASNYQMLPYMQPIMQSERTRIRSNSTHLVTLGGVLRQQLLVSKELRLFDENTQMWKSLAAMDVPRYQHGVAVIGNFLFVVGGQSNYDTKGKTAVDTTYRYDPRYNKWKQMGSLNEKRTFFHLSALEGNLYAVGGRNVAGELATVERYNPATNEWSYATRMNEPHYGHAGTVYGGYMYISGGITHDTFQKELQCYDPKTNCWSRKSDMSTVRGLHCMCSIEDRLYVIGGNHFQGVNDYDDVLSCEYYSPIADQWTHIAPMLRGQSDVGVTVFNNNIYVIGGYSWNNRCMVEIVQKYDPEKDEWKKVFDVPEPLGGIRACTLTVHLPEDDLELQSRESPLVTSHATL
- the si:rp71-68n21.9 gene encoding kelch-like protein 13 isoform X4, yielding MEQHSSLLEEDTLPLKVSLNQSKMGVVKNCQFSASLGSSQDFNSETHSSAVLQGFNTLRNNGLLCDVTLVPADGDERFPVHRAMMASTSDYFKAMFTGGMKEQELMSIKLHGVSKVGLKSIIEFSYTSKLSLNMDNLQDILEAASFLQIMPIIEFCKEFLISQISFENCVEIGRIANAYHLTTVDGYIKDFVLKNFSTILNNKEFILLSYDQLVFALGNDGLKNCTELQLFKAACQWLQHDECRMQFAAKLMKHIRFPLMSPEELLEHVQTVEFMRTDTTCVNLLLEASNYQMLPYMQPIMQSERTRIRSNSTHLVTLGGVLRQQLLVSKELRLFDENTQMWKSLAAMDVPRYQHGVAVIGNFLFVVGGQSNYDTKGKTAVDTTYRYDPRYNKWKQMGSLNEKRTFFHLSALEGNLYAVGGRNVAGELATVERYNPATNEWSYATRMNEPHYGHAGTVYGGYMYISGGITHDTFQKELQCYDPKTNCWSRKSDMSTVRGLHCMCSIEDRLYVIGGNHFQGVNDYDDVLSCEYYSPIADQWTHIAPMLRGQSDVGVTVFNNNIYVIGGYSWNNRCMVEIVQKYDPEKDEWKKVFDVPEPLGGIRACTLTVHLPEDDLELQSRESPLVTSHATL